The window GTCATTTTCAAGTCTTTGTGATCGTACTCAATTGTACGTTTATTCTTTTCGTGGCTTATATGTTCGAACAATTGGAACGTCGCAACTATGAACAACGCTTGCGTACTGAGGTAAACGATCAGGCGTCCGCATTACGTATGCGTCTTGAATCAGCGTTGATGACTCGTCTTCACGTCGCTGAATGGCTTCGAGAGTATGTTGCCAGGCATAGTGATATCAGCCAGGACGACTTTGCTCTTCTCGCCCAAGACACATTGGCTGACCATCCCGGAATCAATACGGTACAGCTTGCCAGAGATGGAGTTGTTACACACGTTTACCCAAAGGAAGGGAACGAATCCGTTCTCGGTCTTGATATCTTGCACGGTCTGCCTAAAGATCAACAGCCCGCAGTCTCCTCGGCAATGCAGTCTTCACGTCCATTTCTTGCCGGGCCGGTCGACCTTGTACAAGGGGGAAAATCATTTATTGTACGCACCCCCGTCTATTTGAAAGACGCACAACAAGACGGGAAGAAACCTCAGTTTTGGGGGCTTGTAACCTTGTTGTTTTCTCCCCTGCAGTTGTTTGACGAGGCCGGCCTTGGAAAAAATGATCATCTGGCAGTCGCTCTTCGTGGAAAAGACAGTCGCGGTGAAAAGGGTGATGTTTTTTACGGTCCTCCCGAAATCTTTCAATTGAATAGTATTCGTACAGATATTCCTTTGCCCTCAGGGAAGTGGAATCTCGCCGTCATGCCAAAAGATGGGTTTTCCTCTTTTCCTCTGGTATGGCATATTTTTCTCAGCGGGGTATTGGTTGCCTTTATTTCAAGTTGGCTTTTGTACTTGCTTTTACGCAGGCCGGAAGAACTTCGCCAGGCAATAGACAGGGCCACGGAGGCCTTAGCAGAAAGCGAAAAGAAGTTTCGGGGTATCTTTGAAAACGCTGTGCATGGTATCTTTCAAACCACACCGGAAGGATCGTTTATTACCATTAATCCCGCTATGGCCACCATCTTGGGGTATACTGACAAGCGCCATTTTCTGATTGAAGCCGGCACACTCTGTGATCTTTTTTACGACTCCAATATGGCGTTGAGTTGTATGGAGAATCTGAATGCACACAATGTCATGACTGTAGAAGCTCGCCTTCATTCTAAGGTCGGCAGAACAATCTGGACACGTATTACGGCATGGTCGGTCAAAACTGATTTGGGGGAGATTGTTGGCATCGAAGGTATGGTCGATGATATTACAAGTAAGAAGCAAGATGAAATGCGACTCAAATTATTTGAGAAGGTTTTTGACAATTCTTTAGATGGTATTGTCGTGACGGATGACAATGCATCCATTCTGGCTGTGAATAAGGCTTTTACCCGCATCACTGGGTATGACCGTGAAGAAGTTATCGGAAAAGAACCTTCACTGCTGAAATCCGGAAGCCATGATGATTTCTTCTATAGAGCCATGTGGGAACAACTGCAGCGTGAAGGTCTATGGGAAGGAGAGATTTGGAATCGGCGCAAGAATGGAGAAATTTATCCAGAATGGCTGTCTATCAGTGCTATTCGTGAAAATGGGCAAATTGCACAGTTTGTGGCAATTTTTCACGACATTAGTGACATCAAAGATCAGGAAGAGCGCATTCGCCATCAAGCCTTTCACGATGGGCTTACCGGTCTGCCGAACCGATTGTTACTGGATGACCGGCTTGAAGTCGCGTTGTTGCAATCGAGTCGAGCCAAAGTTCGTACGGCCTTGCTTTTTCTCGACTTGGACGATTTCAAGATGATCAATGATACGATGGGACATGCTGTGGGAGATAAGGTACTTGTGCACGTTGCGAATTGTTTGCGGTTCAGTGTGCGTGACTCCGATACGGTTTGTCGCCTTGGTGGTGATGAATTTGTCCTGCTTCTCCCGGATGTTGTCTATGAATCAGACATTGATCATGTTGTAGAACGCATTCTCACGTCATTCGGTGGTGGGGTTGAAATTAATGGGCATCGAATCCCACTCAGCACAAGTATTGGCATCAGTATCTATCCTGACAATGCTCAAACAGCCAAAGAACTGCTCGAAGCAGCCGATACCGCAATGTATGAAGCCAAAGCGCTTGGCAAGAATGCGTGTGTTCGTTTTTCGGAGATGTACGAATAGTATTCGGGGACTTTACTCTGTTTCATACGAGACAAAAAAAGGCGGGACCATTCGGC of the Desulfovibrio inopinatus DSM 10711 genome contains:
- a CDS encoding sensor domain-containing diguanylate cyclase, producing MSRFIRSRHFQVFVIVLNCTFILFVAYMFEQLERRNYEQRLRTEVNDQASALRMRLESALMTRLHVAEWLREYVARHSDISQDDFALLAQDTLADHPGINTVQLARDGVVTHVYPKEGNESVLGLDILHGLPKDQQPAVSSAMQSSRPFLAGPVDLVQGGKSFIVRTPVYLKDAQQDGKKPQFWGLVTLLFSPLQLFDEAGLGKNDHLAVALRGKDSRGEKGDVFYGPPEIFQLNSIRTDIPLPSGKWNLAVMPKDGFSSFPLVWHIFLSGVLVAFISSWLLYLLLRRPEELRQAIDRATEALAESEKKFRGIFENAVHGIFQTTPEGSFITINPAMATILGYTDKRHFLIEAGTLCDLFYDSNMALSCMENLNAHNVMTVEARLHSKVGRTIWTRITAWSVKTDLGEIVGIEGMVDDITSKKQDEMRLKLFEKVFDNSLDGIVVTDDNASILAVNKAFTRITGYDREEVIGKEPSLLKSGSHDDFFYRAMWEQLQREGLWEGEIWNRRKNGEIYPEWLSISAIRENGQIAQFVAIFHDISDIKDQEERIRHQAFHDGLTGLPNRLLLDDRLEVALLQSSRAKVRTALLFLDLDDFKMINDTMGHAVGDKVLVHVANCLRFSVRDSDTVCRLGGDEFVLLLPDVVYESDIDHVVERILTSFGGGVEINGHRIPLSTSIGISIYPDNAQTAKELLEAADTAMYEAKALGKNACVRFSEMYE